From the genome of Candidatus Saccharimonadales bacterium, one region includes:
- a CDS encoding DUF4389 domain-containing protein, whose product MAKTKSYPVSLEIEHQEKLDRFTSFFRLLWVLPILVVLTLLLGPSDGGSMNEAGKEMGKNGGGIIVGLFAATALMILFRQRYPRWWFDFALELNRFSTRISAYIFLLTDKYPSTVENQSVRLEIEYPEVKQDLNRWLPLVKWLLALPHYIVLAVLMVGVLVVTIIAWFAILFTGKYPKGMFNFVVGFMRWNMRVYAYAFLLSTDQYPPFSFK is encoded by the coding sequence ATGGCAAAAACAAAATCATATCCCGTTAGTCTAGAAATAGAGCATCAGGAAAAGCTCGACCGATTTACATCGTTCTTTCGACTCTTATGGGTTCTTCCTATTCTGGTCGTACTCACGCTTCTTCTTGGTCCGAGTGATGGCGGCAGCATGAACGAAGCTGGAAAAGAAATGGGCAAGAACGGCGGAGGTATCATTGTGGGATTATTTGCCGCGACCGCACTTATGATTTTATTTCGGCAACGCTATCCCCGATGGTGGTTTGACTTTGCACTAGAGTTAAATCGTTTTTCAACACGCATAAGCGCTTATATTTTTTTACTTACCGATAAGTATCCTTCAACGGTTGAAAATCAGTCCGTTCGTTTGGAAATTGAATACCCCGAGGTAAAGCAAGACCTTAATAGATGGCTGCCACTTGTGAAATGGTTGCTGGCATTGCCACATTACATCGTGCTTGCTGTGCTTATGGTGGGTGTGTTGGTAGTGACGATCATCGCGTGGTTTGCGATTCTTTTTACAGGCAAGTACCCGAAGGGAATGTTTAATTTCGTTGTCGGATTCATGCGCTGGAATATGCGCGTGTACGCGTATGCGTTCCTGCTTTCAACCGATCAATATCCTCCATTCAGCTTTAAGTAA
- a CDS encoding acyl-CoA desaturase gives MTTTSEVTHDEDEVPRGKPLLEAPPSFWMRVLVVVFVVVPFLALAAALPLAWVAGWGPDLLIVAMIVVMYTITCAGIGVGFHRYFTHGSFKANRGLRIALAVAGSLAGEGELIQWVADHRRHHKFSDMENDPHSPWRFGGGPWGLTKGLWHAHWGWLFTRELSNRERFAPDLLKDKDIARIDKLFPWFVTASLGLPALVAGLVTWSWQEALLALFWAGIVRFAVLHHVTWSINSICHVFGERPFKSQKGDKAANVWWLAIASFGESWHNLHHADPTCARHGVDKGQIDINAWFIRLFEKFGWATRVKWPKPERLAQRRLSQTV, from the coding sequence ATGACAACGACTTCTGAAGTCACTCACGACGAAGATGAGGTTCCCCGGGGCAAACCACTCCTGGAAGCGCCGCCTTCGTTCTGGATGCGGGTTCTGGTTGTAGTTTTCGTGGTGGTGCCCTTCTTGGCACTCGCTGCCGCGTTGCCGCTGGCGTGGGTGGCCGGATGGGGCCCTGATCTGCTGATAGTTGCCATGATCGTGGTGATGTATACCATCACCTGCGCGGGAATTGGCGTGGGATTCCACCGCTACTTCACGCACGGGTCTTTCAAGGCCAACCGTGGTTTGCGCATTGCGCTTGCTGTGGCTGGCTCACTGGCTGGCGAGGGTGAGTTGATCCAGTGGGTTGCCGATCATCGGCGGCATCATAAGTTTTCCGACATGGAGAACGATCCCCATTCTCCGTGGCGATTCGGCGGGGGTCCCTGGGGGCTGACGAAGGGGTTGTGGCACGCTCACTGGGGTTGGCTGTTCACACGCGAGCTGTCCAATCGTGAGCGCTTTGCCCCCGATCTCCTGAAGGACAAAGATATCGCGCGCATCGACAAGTTGTTCCCGTGGTTCGTTACGGCCTCCCTTGGGCTGCCGGCGCTCGTTGCGGGGCTAGTGACGTGGTCGTGGCAGGAGGCCTTGTTGGCGCTTTTTTGGGCTGGCATTGTGCGGTTCGCTGTGCTCCACCACGTGACGTGGAGTATCAACTCCATCTGTCACGTGTTCGGTGAGCGGCCGTTCAAGTCCCAGAAGGGCGACAAGGCGGCCAACGTCTGGTGGCTGGCTATCGCTTCTTTTGGGGAGTCGTGGCACAACTTGCATCATGCCGATCCCACTTGTGCCCGCCACGGGGTCGACAAGGGTCAGATCGACATCAACGCCTGGTTCATCCGTCTGTTCGAGAAGTTTGGCTGGGCGACGAGGGTCAAGTGGCCGAAGCCGGAGCGATTGGCCCAGAGGCGCCTGTCGCAGACGGTGTAA
- the murF gene encoding UDP-N-acetylmuramoyl-tripeptide--D-alanyl-D-alanine ligase, with amino-acid sequence MASLSGFVMRTKTFIMKGVMFKTYVQKKLEKYVRQYFLKHPEVKLIAVAGSVGKTSTKRAIATLLSQKYRVAMHEGNHNTEMSIPLAILGVEYPEKVKSVGAWLSVFRAMRQRVKAPTGVDVIVAELGTDHPGEIAHFGTYLQPDIGVLTSITPEHMEFFNTIEAVAEEEMGVANFSKLALINRDDIDSKFASLLTNSNVDTYGTTGMAEYRFEIKDFSVDEGYVGMVITPDFDQPIAATVKVVGEHSLRPAMGAVAVAIKLGLGPDQIAAGLKQIRAVPGRMQILRGLEQSIVIDDTYNSSPLAASSALQTLYGLQAPQRIAVLGSMNELGASSAVEHEKLGAMCDPSLLAWVVTVGEEAEKNLAPAARARGCQVRSFKNAIEAGGFVHSVMERGAAILFKGSQGDIYLEEAVKVVALMTEDDKLVRQSDAWMEIKDKFFSQFEDAPVQQR; translated from the coding sequence ATGGCATCACTGTCTGGATTTGTCATGAGGACAAAAACGTTTATTATGAAAGGAGTTATGTTTAAAACCTATGTTCAAAAAAAGCTTGAAAAATATGTACGACAGTACTTTTTAAAACACCCCGAAGTAAAACTTATTGCCGTGGCGGGAAGCGTCGGTAAAACAAGTACTAAGCGAGCTATTGCGACACTCTTGTCGCAAAAGTATCGGGTTGCGATGCACGAAGGCAATCATAATACAGAGATGAGCATCCCCCTGGCTATACTTGGGGTTGAATATCCTGAGAAGGTGAAGAGCGTCGGGGCGTGGCTTTCTGTATTCAGGGCGATGCGCCAGCGAGTCAAGGCACCTACTGGTGTTGACGTTATCGTCGCGGAGCTGGGCACGGATCATCCTGGTGAAATTGCTCATTTTGGCACGTACCTCCAGCCGGATATAGGTGTACTTACAAGTATTACACCAGAACATATGGAATTCTTTAATACTATTGAAGCTGTTGCGGAGGAGGAAATGGGCGTTGCCAACTTCTCTAAGCTCGCACTTATCAATCGAGATGATATCGACAGTAAATTTGCCAGCTTGCTTACGAACAGCAATGTCGATACCTATGGTACGACCGGAATGGCGGAATATCGGTTTGAGATAAAAGATTTTTCGGTAGATGAAGGATATGTGGGCATGGTTATTACGCCCGATTTTGACCAGCCTATCGCGGCGACGGTCAAGGTGGTAGGCGAGCACAGCTTGCGGCCAGCTATGGGTGCTGTAGCGGTGGCAATAAAGTTAGGCCTTGGCCCGGACCAAATTGCAGCGGGTTTGAAGCAGATTCGTGCCGTACCGGGGCGCATGCAAATACTTCGAGGATTAGAGCAGTCGATTGTTATTGACGATACGTACAATTCAAGTCCGTTGGCGGCTAGCTCGGCGCTTCAGACACTTTACGGTCTTCAGGCGCCGCAGCGAATTGCCGTATTAGGGTCAATGAATGAGCTAGGCGCAAGTTCGGCCGTAGAACATGAAAAACTGGGTGCAATGTGTGACCCAAGTTTGCTCGCCTGGGTAGTAACAGTGGGTGAAGAAGCCGAGAAAAACCTTGCTCCGGCAGCTCGCGCTCGCGGTTGTCAGGTGCGAAGCTTTAAAAATGCCATTGAGGCTGGCGGCTTTGTGCATTCGGTAATGGAACGCGGAGCGGCTATTCTTTTTAAAGGTTCTCAAGGAGATATTTATCTGGAAGAAGCGGTAAAAGTAGTGGCGCTAATGACTGAAGATGATAAACTTGTTCGTCAGAGCGATGCCTGGATGGAAATCAAAGACAAGTTTTTCTCGCAATTTGAGGATGCCCCCGTACAACAGAGATAA
- a CDS encoding class I tRNA ligase family protein, whose translation MKRYNPTEIEQKWQDQWEKDGTYTVDLSDQSRPKYFGFSMLPGITGAGIHIGHGRTYQFSDIKVRAKRQQGFNAYHPIGWDSFGLPVENYAIKVGKTPREAHDDAKVNFKRQLKRLGYSYDWSKEISTADPEYYKWTQWIFNQLYKHDLAYQKESPQWWCETDQTVLANEQVEGGKCWRCGNPVVKKNLKQWFFKITDYADEILEATDALDWTESVKVMQKNWIGKSEGSEIDFMLQFDNEKRNEWRDEDGNPAHITVFTTRPDTIFGATCLVLAPEHPWVTAALEQTDTLPGMEHVRAYVKQAAAKSEIERMNDTREKTGVFTGVHAINPATGKKIPVWVADYVLAGYGTGAIMAVPAHDERDFAFADKFKIPIVDVVAQDFGEELPEPKEVEGVVVIGYDPKTKQFMGLKNRRNDRGWLVAGGREDGETFEQAAYRELREEAGFVEVEAMIPLGAPVYSYYYNSNKQSNRRSKGYNFLAIVDANNQGETAQEAHEDFEVYWDTIDGLRRQTNPDGGAGHWMEGIDRAAQAAKAYDANEAYQARLYHGEGILVNSGEFDGMRTEEAREHITAWLEQQGIGRLKTTYKMRDWLISRQRYWGAPIPIIHCEKDGAVAVPDDQLPVILPEVEDYRPKGGTTSVLAGVEAWVNTTCPTCGGPAKRETDTMDGYACSSWYPLRYLDPFNDKQAWNPEVESYWGPVDFYNGADHAVAHLLYARFWTRFFYKLGLVSHPEPFKRMMYNAYIMAPDGLKMSKSKGNVIDPLEIMNSGYGADSLRIYEMFIAPYDMEAPWDTRGVPGTYRFLNRVWNLVQEYIEAGDVIVDEKHTEAILKTAHHTVKKVTEDIEGEKFNTAVSSMMEAVNTYYKLKEESPLGVSVAWTFAIESLLKVLAPFAPHITEELWHQLGNNTTIHIDTWPRWNNSYLTTSEMTIVVQVNGKVRAKLTLPIESSEGEVKQKALDEENVQKFTDGKEPKKVIYIPGKLVSIVL comes from the coding sequence ATGAAGCGCTATAACCCAACCGAAATCGAGCAAAAATGGCAGGACCAATGGGAAAAGGATGGTACGTACACTGTCGATCTGTCTGATCAGTCGCGCCCTAAATATTTTGGTTTTAGCATGCTACCGGGTATTACTGGTGCCGGAATCCACATCGGTCATGGTCGAACATATCAGTTTAGCGATATTAAAGTACGCGCTAAGCGGCAGCAAGGATTCAACGCCTATCATCCTATCGGCTGGGATTCGTTTGGTCTTCCTGTAGAAAATTACGCGATAAAAGTTGGCAAAACTCCCCGCGAAGCACACGATGACGCTAAGGTTAATTTCAAGCGGCAGCTTAAACGGCTTGGGTATAGCTACGATTGGTCAAAGGAGATCAGTACAGCTGATCCAGAATATTACAAGTGGACACAATGGATTTTTAATCAGCTCTATAAGCATGATTTGGCCTATCAAAAAGAAAGCCCGCAGTGGTGGTGTGAAACCGACCAGACGGTCCTTGCGAATGAGCAAGTTGAAGGCGGTAAGTGTTGGCGCTGTGGCAACCCAGTAGTAAAGAAAAACCTCAAGCAATGGTTCTTTAAAATTACCGACTACGCGGATGAAATCTTGGAAGCAACCGACGCGCTCGATTGGACCGAATCGGTAAAAGTGATGCAAAAAAACTGGATCGGCAAATCCGAAGGGTCTGAAATTGACTTTATGCTTCAGTTTGATAATGAAAAGCGCAATGAATGGCGGGATGAAGATGGCAATCCGGCGCATATCACAGTGTTTACCACCCGCCCTGATACGATTTTTGGTGCGACCTGCCTCGTGCTCGCCCCTGAGCACCCGTGGGTGACAGCGGCTCTCGAGCAAACCGACACGCTTCCCGGGATGGAACATGTCCGTGCGTACGTAAAGCAAGCGGCAGCCAAGTCTGAAATTGAACGCATGAACGATACGCGTGAGAAAACAGGTGTCTTTACGGGTGTGCATGCGATTAATCCGGCTACGGGCAAAAAGATTCCTGTATGGGTTGCAGATTACGTATTGGCGGGTTATGGCACCGGTGCGATTATGGCTGTGCCCGCACATGATGAGCGTGATTTTGCTTTTGCGGACAAATTCAAGATCCCTATCGTTGACGTTGTTGCTCAAGATTTTGGTGAGGAACTTCCCGAACCAAAAGAAGTTGAAGGCGTCGTGGTAATCGGGTACGACCCAAAAACTAAGCAATTTATGGGGCTAAAAAATCGTCGGAATGATCGAGGCTGGCTGGTTGCGGGTGGTCGAGAAGACGGCGAAACATTTGAACAGGCGGCATACCGCGAACTTCGTGAAGAGGCGGGGTTTGTTGAAGTTGAAGCTATGATTCCTCTTGGAGCCCCTGTTTATTCGTACTATTACAATAGCAATAAACAAAGCAATCGCCGCTCAAAAGGATACAATTTCTTGGCGATAGTTGATGCGAATAACCAAGGAGAAACGGCTCAAGAAGCGCATGAAGACTTTGAAGTGTACTGGGATACCATCGACGGCCTGAGGCGTCAGACTAATCCTGATGGCGGTGCCGGTCACTGGATGGAGGGAATTGACCGCGCTGCTCAAGCTGCTAAAGCATACGATGCGAATGAGGCCTACCAGGCGCGGCTTTACCACGGTGAGGGTATTTTGGTTAATTCGGGTGAATTTGATGGCATGCGAACCGAAGAGGCTCGTGAGCATATTACCGCATGGCTTGAGCAGCAGGGTATTGGCCGGCTCAAAACAACGTATAAAATGCGCGATTGGCTTATTAGCCGTCAGCGTTACTGGGGTGCGCCAATTCCTATTATCCACTGCGAAAAAGACGGTGCTGTTGCCGTGCCGGATGACCAATTGCCGGTTATTTTACCCGAAGTTGAAGATTACAGACCTAAAGGCGGCACGACCTCTGTGCTTGCCGGTGTGGAAGCTTGGGTAAATACCACGTGTCCTACATGCGGTGGTCCGGCAAAACGAGAGACAGATACGATGGACGGCTATGCATGTAGTAGCTGGTATCCGCTTCGCTATCTTGATCCGTTCAATGACAAGCAAGCTTGGAACCCTGAGGTTGAAAGCTACTGGGGTCCAGTTGATTTTTATAATGGCGCCGACCACGCGGTGGCTCACTTGCTGTACGCTCGCTTTTGGACACGCTTCTTTTATAAGCTCGGTCTCGTCTCTCATCCAGAGCCATTCAAGCGGATGATGTATAACGCGTATATTATGGCGCCCGATGGGCTTAAAATGAGTAAATCGAAGGGTAACGTGATTGATCCACTAGAGATCATGAACAGTGGCTACGGTGCCGATTCGCTTCGTATTTACGAAATGTTCATTGCACCATACGACATGGAGGCGCCGTGGGATACGCGTGGTGTTCCTGGAACATACAGGTTTTTAAACCGGGTATGGAATCTTGTGCAAGAGTATATTGAGGCAGGTGATGTCATCGTCGATGAAAAACATACGGAAGCTATCCTTAAAACCGCTCATCATACCGTTAAAAAAGTAACTGAAGATATTGAAGGTGAAAAGTTTAATACGGCCGTCTCATCCATGATGGAAGCAGTAAATACTTACTACAAATTGAAAGAAGAAAGCCCATTGGGCGTATCGGTAGCATGGACCTTCGCTATTGAAAGTCTCCTTAAGGTACTTGCGCCATTTGCGCCGCACATTACCGAAGAGCTATGGCATCAGCTTGGAAACAATACGACAATCCACATCGACACATGGCCAAGATGGAACAACTCCTACCTCACCACTAGTGAAATGACGATCGTCGTTCAGGTTAATGGCAAGGTGCGGGCAAAGCTTACGCTTCCTATAGAAAGTTCGGAAGGTGAAGTAAAGCAAAAAGCACTTGATGAAGAAAACGTGCAAAAATTTACTGATGGAAAAGAACCCAAGAAAGTGATCTATATTCCTGGCAAACTCGTCAGTATTGTTTTATAG
- the nusB gene encoding transcription antitermination factor NusB, translating into MASNRHLGRIVALQSLYEYEFRTQSEDSTVSIDEILERNLARYEDMIDDKTFVEELVKGIIADQADLDDKIRPIAPDWPIEQIARVDRAVLRMGLYELLKLGDVVPPKVAINEAVELAKAFGSDNSSKFVNGVLGTAYRTLIGGEPESAKSKV; encoded by the coding sequence ATGGCATCAAACCGCCACCTCGGACGTATCGTTGCATTACAGAGCTTATATGAGTACGAATTTCGTACCCAGTCTGAAGATAGTACCGTTTCGATAGACGAAATCTTAGAGCGTAATCTTGCTCGTTATGAAGATATGATCGACGATAAAACGTTCGTAGAAGAGCTTGTAAAGGGAATAATTGCCGATCAGGCAGATCTTGATGACAAGATTCGCCCTATCGCGCCTGACTGGCCTATCGAACAGATCGCTCGGGTCGATCGAGCGGTGCTTCGCATGGGTCTTTACGAACTTCTTAAGCTCGGCGATGTCGTTCCTCCAAAAGTTGCGATCAACGAAGCCGTGGAGCTTGCCAAAGCGTTTGGTTCCGATAACTCCAGCAAATTTGTGAACGGTGTGCTAGGAACAGCCTACCGTACACTTATTGGAGGGGAGCCCGAAAGTGCAAAATCCAAAGTTTGA
- a CDS encoding NUDIX domain-containing protein: MQNPKFERFKKYFNRHKPSIQEIVREPTAGGVVFRRNKAGEVEILLIQDAKDRWTIPKGHIEEGETAQQTARREIGEEAGLKDVEVLGWLGKIHFRYRRVDRLVLMTTQIYLVRAKGDTDAIKKEEWMNGIKWFKFHDALEQIEYEDIGKLMLLAMKKIRQENL, from the coding sequence GTGCAAAATCCAAAGTTTGAACGTTTTAAAAAGTACTTCAACCGCCACAAGCCGTCGATTCAGGAAATTGTTCGTGAGCCGACTGCTGGAGGTGTGGTCTTTCGCCGTAATAAGGCCGGTGAAGTAGAGATCCTCTTAATCCAAGATGCTAAAGACCGCTGGACGATTCCAAAAGGTCATATTGAAGAAGGCGAAACGGCTCAACAGACAGCCCGTCGCGAAATTGGCGAAGAGGCTGGCCTTAAGGACGTAGAAGTCCTCGGGTGGTTGGGTAAAATCCATTTTCGTTACCGCCGGGTCGATCGCCTTGTACTGATGACTACTCAAATCTATCTTGTGCGCGCCAAAGGCGACACGGATGCAATTAAGAAAGAAGAGTGGATGAACGGTATCAAATGGTTTAAATTCCATGACGCCCTAGAACAAATCGAATATGAAGATATCGGTAAATTAATGCTACTCGCAATGAAAAAAATTCGACAGGAGAATTTGTAA
- the rnc gene encoding ribonuclease III: MSGMQVAPYQEFAREHLGFEYKNIELLVTALTHRSYVNEHKKSVSEHNERLEFLGDAVLELAVTDYLFRNYSEPEGTLTSWRASLVRTESISDAGDKLGFESLLRMSRGEKNGSARARQQILANAFEAVIGSIYLERGYKDAADFIDKHILSKLDDILASGSWRDPKSHLQEVSQRIDGYTPQYRVLEEVGPDHDKVFTLGVFVGDKLMGKGTGPSKQNAQQDAARAALVAYEKRTSKTD; this comes from the coding sequence ATGAGTGGAATGCAAGTTGCGCCATACCAGGAATTTGCACGCGAACACCTTGGTTTCGAATATAAAAACATAGAGTTGCTTGTGACAGCCCTCACGCATCGCAGCTATGTTAATGAGCACAAAAAAAGTGTCAGTGAGCACAATGAGCGCCTTGAGTTTTTGGGGGACGCCGTTTTAGAGTTGGCCGTGACCGACTATCTCTTTCGTAATTACAGTGAGCCCGAGGGAACACTTACGAGCTGGCGTGCCTCTTTGGTGCGAACAGAAAGTATTAGTGATGCGGGCGATAAGCTTGGTTTTGAATCGCTCCTTCGTATGAGCCGTGGTGAAAAAAACGGTAGTGCGCGTGCTCGCCAGCAGATCTTAGCGAATGCATTCGAGGCGGTAATCGGTTCGATTTACCTCGAACGGGGGTATAAAGACGCGGCAGATTTCATTGATAAGCATATCCTTTCAAAGCTCGATGATATCTTGGCCTCAGGTAGTTGGCGCGATCCAAAATCGCATTTACAAGAAGTATCCCAGCGAATCGATGGCTACACGCCGCAGTATCGAGTGCTTGAAGAGGTGGGGCCAGATCACGATAAGGTATTTACGCTCGGGGTTTTTGTGGGTGACAAACTAATGGGCAAGGGAACAGGCCCAAGTAAGCAGAACGCTCAGCAAGATGCCGCTCGGGCAGCCCTCGTGGCTTACGAGAAACGTACCTCTAAAACAGATTGA
- the rpsP gene encoding 30S ribosomal protein S16: MLAIRLQRIGRKGFPVYRVAVQEAQRHPSSGRVVAYVGSYNPHSKEAKIQVEEAQKYLDNGAQPTPRVVKLLKDAGVKLPKWVKQPSADKQKSIRNAEKLRKNQPKEEAPAEAADASEESAE, translated from the coding sequence ATGCTCGCAATTCGTTTGCAACGTATCGGTCGCAAGGGATTCCCTGTGTACCGCGTCGCTGTGCAAGAAGCTCAGCGTCACCCATCTAGTGGCCGTGTTGTGGCCTACGTAGGAAGCTACAATCCTCACTCTAAAGAGGCTAAAATCCAGGTTGAAGAAGCCCAGAAATATCTTGATAACGGTGCGCAGCCAACTCCTCGTGTCGTGAAGCTCCTCAAGGATGCTGGTGTCAAACTCCCTAAGTGGGTGAAACAGCCAAGTGCGGACAAACAGAAATCTATCCGTAACGCTGAAAAACTTCGCAAGAATCAGCCAAAAGAAGAAGCTCCTGCTGAAGCGGCAGATGCGTCTGAAGAATCCGCTGAATAA
- a CDS encoding KH domain-containing protein, with protein MSTIDQQFVEYIVKSLVNHPDDVVVERQIDEKGVLLTLTVNPEDLGRVIGKRGVTAQSLRTLLRAFGTKNDARYNLKIVNNDEDRENYEAEPVQSDNSATQSVKNSTDEDVENESNLTKNTRKELAELDDLDI; from the coding sequence ATGTCGACAATAGATCAGCAATTTGTGGAATATATCGTAAAATCACTTGTGAATCATCCTGACGACGTTGTGGTGGAGCGTCAAATCGATGAGAAGGGGGTGCTTCTTACACTCACGGTAAATCCCGAAGATTTGGGGCGAGTAATTGGTAAACGGGGAGTAACTGCGCAAAGCCTTCGAACGTTGCTTCGTGCATTTGGCACCAAAAATGATGCCAGGTACAACCTAAAAATCGTCAATAATGATGAAGACCGTGAAAATTATGAAGCAGAGCCTGTACAATCTGATAACTCCGCAACCCAGTCTGTGAAAAACTCTACAGATGAAGATGTGGAAAACGAGTCTAATCTTACGAAAAACACACGAAAAGAGCTTGCAGAACTCGACGATCTCGATATATAA
- the trmD gene encoding tRNA (guanosine(37)-N1)-methyltransferase TrmD, with protein sequence MKKIQVITLFPEMFEGVFTTSMMWKAQKEQVVEFSLVNLRDFGIGPRKQVDDTPYGGGDGMLLKPEPLFAAVGKAKEYDPNAKVVLMTPRGKRWKQSLAQTWADDSRGLIFICGRYEGYDERIVSLVDEQVSVGDYVLTGGELPAMTVIDSVVRLIPGVLGGEMSAEIESFSDGETLEFPQYTRPEEFQGMKVPDVLLSGNHALIAKWRSEKSIKAD encoded by the coding sequence ATGAAGAAAATCCAAGTGATAACGCTATTTCCTGAAATGTTTGAAGGGGTATTTACTACTTCGATGATGTGGAAGGCGCAAAAAGAGCAAGTGGTCGAGTTTTCGCTTGTTAATCTCCGCGACTTTGGTATCGGTCCCCGCAAACAGGTGGACGACACGCCTTATGGTGGTGGTGATGGTATGCTTTTAAAACCTGAGCCGCTTTTTGCAGCCGTAGGAAAAGCCAAAGAGTACGATCCGAACGCTAAAGTAGTTCTTATGACCCCCCGTGGAAAGCGGTGGAAGCAATCACTCGCTCAAACATGGGCTGATGATAGCCGAGGCCTGATATTTATTTGTGGGCGCTACGAAGGGTATGATGAGCGGATCGTGAGCCTGGTTGATGAACAGGTAAGCGTTGGAGACTACGTATTAACTGGGGGAGAGTTACCGGCCATGACAGTGATTGATAGTGTCGTTCGGCTTATACCCGGTGTCCTTGGGGGAGAAATGAGCGCTGAAATAGAAAGCTTTAGTGATGGAGAAACACTCGAGTTTCCGCAGTATACTCGCCCTGAGGAATTTCAGGGTATGAAAGTACCAGACGTGCTTTTAAGCGGAAATCATGCCTTGATCGCTAAGTGGCGAAGCGAAAAATCCATAAAAGCGGATTAA
- a CDS encoding phosphoketolase family protein — MIVFNSPKGWTGPKQINSHKVEGNFRSHQVPLPVDEAHPENVAVLEQWLQSYRPDELFDANGQLNHEYSTFIPPEGQRMGENIHANGGNLLRELHLPDFRDYEVKIDYRGAASEGNVHAIGPYLRDVVVLNKASRNFKIFGPDELISNRLESVLEVTDRKWSARIKDADKSLSIEGTVMDSMLSEHQAQGWLEGYLLTGRHGIFHSYKAFVRIVDSMVNQHAKWVKMASELSWRAKIPSLNYLLTSHVWRQDHNGFTHQDPGFIDHLVNKKADVVRIYLPPDANCLLSVVDHCLRSRNYINLTITGKHSSPQWLSMEEAALHCARGISVWDWASNDDGGDPDVVMACAGDVPTLETLAAVSILRSHMPELKIRVVNVVDLMRLQPTSEHPHGLSDPEYDRLFTREKEIIFAFHGYPWLIHRLTYRRANRNLHVRGYEEEGTITTAFDMTVLNDLDCFHLVLDVIERLGITNEKAQPLKQLMETKLLEHRTYIVTHGVDMPEIRDWRWNTQA; from the coding sequence ATGATAGTCTTCAACTCCCCAAAAGGGTGGACAGGGCCAAAACAAATTAATAGCCATAAGGTTGAAGGCAACTTTCGATCACATCAAGTTCCTCTTCCGGTTGATGAGGCTCATCCAGAAAATGTCGCAGTCCTTGAACAGTGGCTTCAAAGCTACCGCCCCGACGAGCTATTTGATGCCAATGGCCAACTTAACCATGAATACAGCACATTTATTCCACCCGAAGGTCAAAGAATGGGAGAGAATATTCATGCAAATGGCGGCAATCTTCTGCGCGAACTCCATCTGCCAGACTTCAGAGACTACGAGGTCAAAATCGACTACCGAGGGGCGGCCAGTGAAGGTAACGTTCATGCTATCGGTCCTTACCTACGAGATGTTGTTGTGCTCAACAAAGCCAGTCGCAATTTTAAAATCTTCGGACCAGACGAGCTTATTTCCAATCGGCTCGAGTCCGTTCTTGAAGTTACAGACCGTAAGTGGTCAGCGCGTATTAAAGACGCGGATAAATCGCTTAGTATAGAAGGTACGGTCATGGATTCCATGCTCAGCGAGCATCAAGCGCAAGGTTGGCTTGAAGGGTACCTACTTACGGGACGACACGGCATATTTCATAGCTATAAAGCGTTTGTCCGTATTGTTGACTCGATGGTTAATCAGCACGCCAAGTGGGTCAAAATGGCTTCCGAGCTTTCATGGCGCGCTAAAATCCCATCACTGAACTACCTTCTGACTTCGCATGTCTGGCGACAAGACCATAACGGATTTACTCATCAAGATCCCGGTTTTATTGATCACTTAGTAAACAAGAAAGCTGACGTGGTTCGGATATACTTACCCCCGGATGCCAACTGCCTCTTGTCGGTAGTTGACCATTGCTTGCGAAGCCGTAATTATATTAACCTCACCATTACAGGCAAGCATAGTAGCCCACAGTGGCTCAGCATGGAGGAAGCGGCCCTTCACTGCGCACGAGGCATCTCTGTATGGGACTGGGCCAGCAACGATGATGGGGGCGATCCTGATGTTGTCATGGCGTGCGCCGGAGACGTTCCCACACTTGAGACCCTAGCAGCCGTCTCGATTCTTCGCTCACATATGCCAGAATTGAAAATCCGCGTCGTAAATGTAGTAGATCTCATGCGCCTACAGCCAACCAGCGAGCACCCACATGGCCTGAGCGATCCCGAGTATGATAGGCTATTTACTCGCGAAAAAGAGATTATCTTTGCATTTCATGGATACCCTTGGCTAATACATCGACTGACCTACCGACGTGCAAATCGTAATTTACACGTAAGGGGTTACGAGGAAGAAGGAACCATTACTACCGCTTTTGATATGACCGTCCTTAACGATCTCGACTGCTTTCATCTTGTACTTGATGTAATTGAACGCTTGGGGATTACCAATGAAAAAGCACAGCCGCTCAAACAACTCATGGAAACAAAGCTTCTCGAGCACCGCACTTACATAGTTACCCATGGAGTCGATATGCCCGAAATTCGTGACTGGAGATGGAATACGCAAGCATAA